The Burkholderia pyrrocinia genome has a segment encoding these proteins:
- a CDS encoding fimbrial protein — protein MPASVSGPAPVDRAWLDGFNLLPYRERLAQALRRRRAAQCGAAILLGVLGVGLWTGAATWLRWRADAERTSVEARLRQLQPQVSAATRAAGAAAAATQRGARVAELAAPYRRVAALLATLALVRGDTVRLDMLRTTPTGAVLDAHAASYRAAARWLAGMAREQRDWRIDIDALKPASEAPVASAGTPFRFSVQLRWHDAMPSRKASGGDA, from the coding sequence ATGCCGGCAAGCGTGTCCGGGCCTGCTCCGGTCGATCGTGCGTGGCTCGACGGCTTCAACCTGCTGCCGTACCGCGAGCGGCTGGCGCAGGCGTTGCGACGCCGCCGGGCCGCGCAGTGCGGGGCGGCAATCCTGCTCGGCGTCCTCGGCGTCGGCCTGTGGACGGGCGCTGCCACGTGGTTGCGGTGGCGTGCGGACGCCGAGCGCACAAGCGTGGAGGCGCGGCTGCGACAGTTGCAGCCGCAGGTGAGCGCCGCGACGCGCGCTGCCGGTGCAGCCGCCGCCGCCACTCAGCGCGGCGCGCGGGTAGCCGAGCTTGCCGCGCCTTACCGGCGTGTCGCCGCGCTGCTGGCGACACTGGCGCTGGTGCGCGGCGACACGGTCCGGCTCGACATGCTGCGCACGACGCCGACCGGCGCCGTGCTCGACGCGCACGCCGCGAGCTACCGGGCGGCCGCGCGATGGCTCGCCGGGATGGCACGCGAGCAGCGCGACTGGCGAATCGATATCGACGCGTTGAAGCCTGCTTCGGAGGCACCGGTCGCCTCGGCGGGGACGCCGTTTCGGTTCTCGGTCCAACTGCGCTGGCACGATGCGATGCCATCGCGGAAAGCGTCGGGAGGTGACGCGTGA